A stretch of DNA from Oryzomicrobium terrae:
CGGTACACCCCGGGCAGCTCGGGCACCGTGGCCAGGAAGGTCTTGGCGTCGAAGGGAACGGCGGGTTCCGCTGGCACCGCCGCTTCCGTGGATTGGGCGGATTCGGTCGATCCTCCCGGCACATCCAAGGCCTCCGACGCACCCGGTTGCCCCATCTCGGCCAGCGGGAGCGATGCCGGCGGGGCGCCGGCGTTGTCACGGGAAGCGCCCCCCTCCCCTTTACCCCCCTCTGGATCGCCGCGCTGGGCGCGGACCTTCGAGGTGCCTGCCTGGAGATCGTTATCCGGCGCAGCGTTCGACGACACCTCTTCGGAGATCAAGGACTGGCGCGGCGTTTCAGGGGATGGCATGGATCGATCCCGGCATGAGGGCGAGCAGGTTCAGGCCCGGACGGCTGCCGGCTGGGGGGCGTGGACCGCCAGGGCGTCGATGCGGACTCGGGCGGCCTGGTAGACCGGATCGTCCACTAGCCCGGCCCAGGTAGGCGCGGCGCAATGGGGCCAGAGGATGGACAGCCGGGCGGTGCTTTCCGGGCGCAGCGCCGGGTGCCAACGGGCGAGCAGGTCGTCCACCGTCTCGGGCTTGTTACATACCAAAAGCATGTCGCAGCCGGCGCCGTAGGCCGCCTCGGCCCGGGCCACCACGTCGCCGGCGACGCTGGCCCCTTCCATGGACAGGTCGTCGCTGAAGACGATGCCGTTAAAGCCTCGGCCACCTTGGCCGAACTCGCGGCGCAGCAGGCCGTGCCAGACCGGCGAGAAGCCCGCCGGGCGGTCGTCCACCTGGGGGTAGACCACGTGGGCGGGCATCACCGCGGCCAGGTCCAGGGTCCGGTAGGGCGCCAGGTCGGCGGCCATGATTTCGACGAGGCTGCGCTCGTCCCGGGGCATGGCCACGTGGGAATCGGCCTCGGCCCAACCGTGGCCGGGGAAGTGCTTGCCGCAGCCGCCGGCCATGCCCGCCGCCTTGAGGCCGGCGATCAGGGCGCCAGCCAGTTCGGCCACCACCGCCGGATCCCGGTGGAAGGCGCGCTCGCCGACCACGCCGCTGCGGCCCCAATCGAGGTCGAGCACCGGGGCGAAGGAGAAATCGACGCCGCAAGCCCGCAGTTCGCTGGCCAGCACGTAACCCACGGCCTCGGCGTCGAGCCGGGCCTGGTGTGGATCGCGGCCCCAGGCTTCGCCCAGGCGGGCCATGGCCGGCAGCCGGGTGAAGCCGTCGCGGAAGCGCTGTACCCGGCCGCCCTCGTGGTCCACGGCGATGGGCAGGGGGCGCACGGCGCGGATGGCGGCGGTGAGTTCGCACAACTGTTCGACGTCGCGGAAGTTGCGGGTGAACAGGATCACCCCGCCCACCAGGGGATGGGCCAGGCGGCGGCGATCGTCGTCGCTGAGGCGGGTGCCCACCACGTCGATCATCACGGGGCCGAGGGGGGCGGAGGTCGGGATGCTGGGCTGGAACGTGGACATGGAGCAGTCGAAAAAGAGTGGCAGGGACGCGCTGTCAGCGCGAGGCAATGCATTCGATGACGACGAAGGCCACGGCGTACTCCTTCTCGTCGGACAGGGTCAGGTGGGCGGCCAGGCGGCTGGCGGCCATGTGCTCGCCCAAGGCCCGGGAATAAACCAGGATGGGCTTGCCCAGGGCGTCGTGGCCCACAGCGATGTCGTTGAGACCGGCGGGATGGCGCACCCCGGTGCCGAGGGCCTTGGCGAAGGCTTCCTTGGCGGCGAAGCGCTTGGCGAGAAAGCGCCCTGCGTCGCCAGCCTTGTGGAACTCGGCGATCTCGCTCGGGGCCAGCAGGCGCTCCAGGGCCTTTTCGCCGTGGCGCGCATACATGCGCTCCAGCCGGGCGATGGCGACGATGTCAGTACCGATGCCGTAGATCATGGCGCCCTCCTTTGAGATCCGTTAGACGCTGCCGACGGCGGCGCCCTCGCGGATCAGGGTCTTCATTTCACGCACCGCCTCGCGCAGGCCGACGAACACGGCGCGGCTGACGATGGCGTGGCCGATGTGCAGCTCGCGCACGCCGGGCAGGCGGGCGATGGGCTGGACGTTGTAGTAGTTGAGGGCGTGGCCGGCGTTGAAACGCATGCCGAAGGCGCGGATGGCCTCGCCGGCCAGGGCGATCTTGTCGATCTCGGCCAGCACCGCCGGGGCTTCCGCATCGCGGCCGGCGTTGTGGAAGGCGTGGGCATAGGGGCCGGTATGCAGTTCGCAGACTCGGGCACCGATGCGCTCGGCGGCTTCCACCTGGCGCAGTTCGGCGTCGATGAAGACGCTGGTGACGATGCCGGCGTCGGCCAGGCGGGCCACCACGTCCTTCAGCCGGGCTTCCTGGGCGGCCACGTCCAGGCCGCCTTCGGTAGTCACCTCGTGGCGGCCTTCGGGCACCAGCATCGCCATTTCGGGCTTGATGCGCCGGGCGATCTCGACCATCTCGTCGGTGGCCGCCATCTCGAGGTTGAGCTTGATCTGGGTGCTTTCCTTGAGGCGGCGCACGTCATCGTCGTTGATGTGGCGGCGGTCTTCGCGCAGGTGCACGGTGATGCCGTCGGCGCCGCCCAGGTGGGCTTCCACGGCGGCCCACAGCGGGTCCGGCTCGTAAGTGCGCCGGGCCTGGCGCAGGGTGGCCACGTGGTCGATGTTGACCCCCAGTTCGATCATGCCGCTAACCTCTCTGCCCATCTCAAAGCTCCTGCAGTTCCTTGAAAATACGGCGGGTTTCCAGAGTTTCCCCGCCCAGGTAGTGGGCCATCAGGGCCCGCATCAATTGTTTGGCCTCGGCCAGCAGCCGGGGTTCGGCAAAATCGTCCCGGGCCAGGGCCAGCAAGGCGCGGCCGCTGATGCACAGGGGCGATTGCCCTTGCCGCGCCAGCCGCACCGGGCCGCGCTCGATCTCGTAGGCGTACCAGCCCTCTTCCATCACCGGCTGGCCGTCGGCGTCCTCGGTGAGCCACAGGCCGTAGCCAAGCTCCTGCAGCAGAGCCTTCTCGAAGCGGCGCAGGTCGGCCTCCAGCACCCCATCGGCAAAGCGGCGCAGGGTCTGGGCGTAGACCATGAACAGCCCCTCGTGGGGATCTTCCCGGGGCAGCAGGTTGAGCAGCAGTTCGTTGAGATAGTAGCCGCAGAAGAGTGCGTGGCCGCCGAGCAGGGGCTGCCCGCCGACCCATTCGGCCTTCATCAGGGTGAGTACCTCGCCCTTGCCCGACCAGGCCAACTCCACCGGCTGGAAGGCCATCAGCAGGCCGCGGATCGGCGAGCGGGGCCGCCGCGCCCCCCGGGCCACCAGGGCGACCCGGCCGTAATCCCGGGAAAACGCCTCGACGATCAGGCTGGTTTCCCGAAACGGATAGGTATGCAGGATGAAGGCGGGCTGGCCGTCGACTTTGCCGCGGTGCACGGTGCTGAGCAGGAAGCGGTGAAGGTGTCAGTGCGGGGATGCGGGCCGCCGGGGATTATTCGTAGCCCAGGCTGCGCAGCAGGCGGTCGTCATCGGTCCAGCCGGACTTCACCTTGACCCACACTTCCAGGTACACCTTGCCGTCGAACAGGCGCTCCATATCCTGGCGGGCCTCGGTGGCGATGCGTTTGAGGGTCTCGCCGCCTTTGCCGATGACCATCGGCTTATGGCTATCCCGATCCACTACGATGGCCGCGTGGATGCGGCGCAGCGGCCCTTGGTGTCCCTTGCCCGGCTCCACCTCGAATTTCTCGATCTCCACCGTGGCGCCGTAGGGCAGCTCGTCGCCGAGCAGGCGGAACAGCTTTTCGCGGATGTATTCGGCGGCCAGGAAGCGTTCGCTCTTGTCGGTCAGTTCGTCCTCGGGGAAGAGCAGACCCTCGTTGGGTAGATGCTTGCGGATCTCGCCGAGCAATTCCTGAGTCTGCTTGCCCTTGGCGGCCGATACCGGCACCACGGCGGCCCAGGAGCGGGCCTGGCCGAGTTCGGCAAGGAACGGCAGTAGCGTCGTCTTGTCGGCGATGCGGTCGATCTTGTTGACCACCAGCACCACGGGCTTGCCTTCGGGCAACAGGCGCACCACCTGCTGGTCGGCGGCGCCGTAGCGACCGGCCTCGACCACCATCACCACCACGTCCACGTCGTTGAGGGCTTGAGTCACCCCCCGGTTCATGGCCCGGTTGAGGGCGTTGGAGTACTTGGTCTGAAAGCCCGGGGTGTCGACGAAGACGAATTGGGCTTGGCGGCCCTTCGCCTCGTCGGTGAGGATGCCGGTGATGCGGTGCCGCGTGGTCTGGGCCTTGCGCGAGACGATGCTGATTTTTTCGCCCACTAGGCGGTTCAGCAGGGTCGACTTGCCCACGTTGGGGCGGCCAACGATGGCCACGTAGCCGGAGCGGTAGTCGGCGGCGTTGGCCGGGCCAGTGGCGTCGGCGCCAGCGTCGAAGTCGAAGTCGGGGAGGTCGTGGCCATCATCGTGGCCGGTGGTGTCGTTGGTCATCTCGTTCACTTTTCAAGGGCGCGCAGTGCCGCTTCGGCGGCCTGTTGCTCGGCAGCCCGACGGCTGGTGCCACGGCCCTGAGTTGTTAGGTTACAGGCTTGGATTTCGCAAGCCACGATGAATTCCTGAACATGGGCGTCCCCTTCGGTGCCGCTCATGACATAGGTCGGCAGCGGTTTGCGCCGCGCCTGAAGCCATTCCTGCAGGCGGGTCTTGGGGTCCTTCATCGGCTTGGCCGGATCGATGGCGGCGATCAGCGGTGCGAACAGGGTAGTCACAACGCCGACCACTGCCTCGAATCCAGCATCCAGGTAGGTGGCACCGAACAAGGCCTCCAAGGCATCGGCCAGGATGGAGGGCCGCTGGTGACCGCCACTTTTGAGCTCCCCTTCGCCAAGCAGCAGGTATCGCCCCAAGTCGAGCTTCAGGGCCAGTTGGTGCAAGGTGTCCTGGCGGACCAGATTGGCCCGCAGACGGGAAAGGTCACCTTCCGGGAGGTGCGGAAAACGCTGGTAGAGCTGCAAAGCGACGATGCTGTTGAGCAGACCGTCGCCGATGAATTCGAGGCGTTCGTTATGGGGTGTCCCGTAGCTGCGGTGAGTCAGCGCCGCCTGCAACAGGCCCTGATCGGTAAACGTATGGCCCAAACTCCGCTGCAAAGGCGCCAGGCCGAGAGAGCCAGCCACTATTCGCCTTTCTCCTTGGCCGCGGAGGAGCCCTGGAAGTCGATCAGCAGGCTGACCGGCCCTCCGAGGCGGATGCGCTTTTCGTACTCGAAGGAGATCACGATCCGGTTGCGATCTTTGCTGACGTCCAGATCGGCGCTGGAGATCGACTTGATGTCGTCAACCTCGGCGCGGCGATCAAAGGATTTGCGGACGTCAGCCACCGTAGTGGCGCTATCAGAACTATTGGCCACGGCCTTGATGTTCTTGACGATGGTGTAGTACTCAATCACCGCCGGCACCACTTTCATGCCGAACACGAATACCACCACAATGATGAAGCTGACGATCAACAAGCCGCTGAGGCTGACGCCACGCTGGTATTTCATCGCGCTCTCCCGAAGGTTTTTCCTGATCATTTGAAGCTGCCGATCCGGCTGAACTCGCCGAAATTCCACCAGATGAAGAAGGCTTTGCCGACGATGTTCTTGTCCGGGACGAAGCCCCAGATGCGACTGTCACGGCTGTTGTCCCGGTTGTCGCCCATGACGAAATAATGGCCCGGCGGCACCGTGCAGATCACACCGGAATTATTGTAGAGACAATCATCGCGACCGGCGAACTGGATGGGATCGGGGATGAAAACCGGGGCATCGGCATCGTTGAGGATCTGGTGGGTCACGCCTCCCAGGGTCTCTTCGAAGTGCTGGGAATAGTACAGTCGGTCGCTGTGCAGGTAGTCGGGCAAGGGCTTGACCTCTACCGGCTTGCCGTTGATGGTCAGGCGCTTGTCCTGATAGGCCACCTTGTCACCGGGGACACCGACCACTCGCTTGATGTAGTCGAGGCTGGGATCTTCCGGGTAGCGAAAAACGATTACATCCCC
This window harbors:
- the nagZ gene encoding beta-N-acetylhexosaminidase, producing MSTFQPSIPTSAPLGPVMIDVVGTRLSDDDRRRLAHPLVGGVILFTRNFRDVEQLCELTAAIRAVRPLPIAVDHEGGRVQRFRDGFTRLPAMARLGEAWGRDPHQARLDAEAVGYVLASELRACGVDFSFAPVLDLDWGRSGVVGERAFHRDPAVVAELAGALIAGLKAAGMAGGCGKHFPGHGWAEADSHVAMPRDERSLVEIMAADLAPYRTLDLAAVMPAHVVYPQVDDRPAGFSPVWHGLLRREFGQGGRGFNGIVFSDDLSMEGASVAGDVVARAEAAYGAGCDMLLVCNKPETVDDLLARWHPALRPESTARLSILWPHCAAPTWAGLVDDPVYQAARVRIDALAVHAPQPAAVRA
- the acpS gene encoding holo-ACP synthase — its product is MIYGIGTDIVAIARLERMYARHGEKALERLLAPSEIAEFHKAGDAGRFLAKRFAAKEAFAKALGTGVRHPAGLNDIAVGHDALGKPILVYSRALGEHMAASRLAAHLTLSDEKEYAVAFVVIECIASR
- a CDS encoding pyridoxine 5'-phosphate synthase translates to MIELGVNIDHVATLRQARRTYEPDPLWAAVEAHLGGADGITVHLREDRRHINDDDVRRLKESTQIKLNLEMAATDEMVEIARRIKPEMAMLVPEGRHEVTTEGGLDVAAQEARLKDVVARLADAGIVTSVFIDAELRQVEAAERIGARVCELHTGPYAHAFHNAGRDAEAPAVLAEIDKIALAGEAIRAFGMRFNAGHALNYYNVQPIARLPGVRELHIGHAIVSRAVFVGLREAVREMKTLIREGAAVGSV
- the recO gene encoding DNA repair protein RecO, which produces MHRGKVDGQPAFILHTYPFRETSLIVEAFSRDYGRVALVARGARRPRSPIRGLLMAFQPVELAWSGKGEVLTLMKAEWVGGQPLLGGHALFCGYYLNELLLNLLPREDPHEGLFMVYAQTLRRFADGVLEADLRRFEKALLQELGYGLWLTEDADGQPVMEEGWYAYEIERGPVRLARQGQSPLCISGRALLALARDDFAEPRLLAEAKQLMRALMAHYLGGETLETRRIFKELQEL
- the era gene encoding GTPase Era codes for the protein MTNDTTGHDDGHDLPDFDFDAGADATGPANAADYRSGYVAIVGRPNVGKSTLLNRLVGEKISIVSRKAQTTRHRITGILTDEAKGRQAQFVFVDTPGFQTKYSNALNRAMNRGVTQALNDVDVVVMVVEAGRYGAADQQVVRLLPEGKPVVLVVNKIDRIADKTTLLPFLAELGQARSWAAVVPVSAAKGKQTQELLGEIRKHLPNEGLLFPEDELTDKSERFLAAEYIREKLFRLLGDELPYGATVEIEKFEVEPGKGHQGPLRRIHAAIVVDRDSHKPMVIGKGGETLKRIATEARQDMERLFDGKVYLEVWVKVKSGWTDDDRLLRSLGYE
- the rnc gene encoding ribonuclease III, translating into MGHTFTDQGLLQAALTHRSYGTPHNERLEFIGDGLLNSIVALQLYQRFPHLPEGDLSRLRANLVRQDTLHQLALKLDLGRYLLLGEGELKSGGHQRPSILADALEALFGATYLDAGFEAVVGVVTTLFAPLIAAIDPAKPMKDPKTRLQEWLQARRKPLPTYVMSGTEGDAHVQEFIVACEIQACNLTTQGRGTSRRAAEQQAAEAALRALEK
- a CDS encoding DUF4845 domain-containing protein; translation: MKYQRGVSLSGLLIVSFIIVVVFVFGMKVVPAVIEYYTIVKNIKAVANSSDSATTVADVRKSFDRRAEVDDIKSISSADLDVSKDRNRIVISFEYEKRIRLGGPVSLLIDFQGSSAAKEKGE
- the lepB gene encoding signal peptidase I codes for the protein MNFALILFVLVVATGLIWLTDVLVFRKRRQPGAPEPLWVEYGAGFFPVILVVFVLRSFVAEPFKIPSGSMIPTLQIGDFILVNKFTYGIRLPVINEKIIPINDPKTGDVIVFRYPEDPSLDYIKRVVGVPGDKVAYQDKRLTINGKPVEVKPLPDYLHSDRLYYSQHFEETLGGVTHQILNDADAPVFIPDPIQFAGRDDCLYNNSGVICTVPPGHYFVMGDNRDNSRDSRIWGFVPDKNIVGKAFFIWWNFGEFSRIGSFK